In Oncorhynchus masou masou isolate Uvic2021 unplaced genomic scaffold, UVic_Omas_1.1 unplaced_scaffold_6432, whole genome shotgun sequence, the genomic window TCTGGTGGACCTAGAGGTTAGGTATTAACCATGTTATTCTCTCCAGGTCAGTCTGGTGGACCTAGAGGTTAGCTATTAACCATGTTATTCTCTCCAGGTCAGTCTGGTGGACCTAGAGGTTAGGTATTAACCATGTTATTCTCTCCAGGTCAGTAAGGTCAGTCTGGTGGACCTAGCTGGTAGTGAGAGAGCTGACTCGTCGGGGGCAAAGGGTTTGAGGTTGAAGGAAGGAGCTAATATCAACAAGTCTCTCACCACCCTGGGGAAGGTCATCTCTGCTCTGGCTGAAATGCAGAACAGTAAGAAGAGGAAGTCCGACTTCATCCCCTACAGAGACTCGGTCCTCACCTGGCTCCTGAAAGAGAACCTGGGTGAGAGTCCTGCTAGACATTTCACACAACTTATTAATAACCTGTTTGTTTTACACTGGGAAACTGTCACAAACACATTGAACAGTGTGTTATGAACAGCTCCcttgggagggatggagggcagagGAGCTAGATGGAGAGAGTGAAGTAGGTCTATGTGATATATAaacctctctctgtgtcaggtGGTAACTTTAGgacagaggatggatggaggggaggtCTATGTGATAtataaacctctctctctgtcaggtggtAACTTtaggacagagggatggatggagggaggtctATGTGATATATAaacctctctctgtgtcaggtGGTAACTTTAGgacagaggatggatggaggggaggtCTATGTGATAtataaacctctctctctgtcaggtggtAACTTTAGgacagaggatggatggaggggaggtCTATGTGATAtataaacctctctctctgtcaggtggtAACTTTAGgacagaggatggatggaggggaggtCTATGTGATAtataaacctctctctctgtcaggtcgTAACTTTAGgacagaggatggatggaggggaggtCTATGTGATAtataaacctctctctctgtcaggtggtAACTTTAGgacagaggatggatggagggaggtctATGTGATAtataaacctctctctctgtcaggtggtAACTTTAGgacagaggatggatggaggggaggtCT contains:
- the LOC135536649 gene encoding kinesin-like protein KIF1C, whose product is MRRLVVPTPSSPSCSHRSRRDQLTSLDTEKVSKVSLVDLAGSERADSSGAKGLRLKEGANINKSLTTLGKVISALAEMQNSKKRKSDFIPYRDSVLTWLLKENLGGNSRTEDGWRG